In one Juglans regia cultivar Chandler chromosome 11, Walnut 2.0, whole genome shotgun sequence genomic region, the following are encoded:
- the LOC109005487 gene encoding omega-hydroxypalmitate O-feruloyl transferase: MIFCFTNFTLKISVYVVLIICTYFHNIYTHIHASLITHIYKYITTQQNRKQREKTMGTLYQEPPSLLQDLKVTVHSSSLVFPSQESERKSMFLSNIDQVLNFSVETVHFFPSKKDFPPEVVAEKLKHTLAKALVPYDFLAGRFNRNPKTGRLEIDCNAAGVGFVVASSEYTLDEIGDLVYPNPGFAQLVCKTLGYILKPDDQPLGIFQLTSFKCGGFAMGISTNHATFDGLSFKHFLDNLASLASDKPCLAVIPCNDRQLLAARSPPQVPFSHPELLKIPHGQESNLSVFEATQEDLAFNIFRLTSGDIATIKEQAKATSGAANNANTRITGFNVVAAHVWRCKALSCGADNNMERLSTILYAVDIRPRLKPPLPSSYAGNAVLTAYATAPCKELAEGPLAKLVEMVSEGARRMTDEYARSAIDWGELYKGFPHGEFLVSSWWRLGFAEVKYPWGRPRYSCPIVYHRKDIILLFPDINEGGDERDSGVNVLVALPAEEMKKFQSLFHELLAA; this comes from the exons ATGATTTTCTGCTTTACAAATTTCACCCTCAAAATAAGTGTGTACGTGGTCTTGATCATTTGCacatattttcacaatatatatacacacatacacgcGAGCTTgatcacacatatatataagtatatcaCAACCCAACAAAACAGGAAACAAAGGGAAAAAACTATGGGAACTCTCTACCAAGAACCCCCATCTCTCCTCCAAGACCTTAAGGTTACCGTCCACAGTTCCTCTCTAGTTTTTCCCTCccaagaaagtgagagaaaatcCATGTTCTTATCCAACATAGACCAAGTTCTGAATTTCAGCGTCGAAACAGTACATTTCTTTCCATCCAAGAAAGATTTTCCTCCAGAAGTTGTAGCCGAGAAACTAAAGCACACATTAGCAAAGGCACTGGTTCCATACGATTTCCTTGCTGGGAGATTTAATCGAAACCCAAAAACGGGTCGTCTCGAGATTGATTGCAACGCAGCTGGGGTTGGTTTCGTGGTGGCTTCTAGTGAGTATACACTGGATGAGATTGGAGATTTGGTTTACCCAAACCCAGGTTTTGCACAACTAGTTTGCAAGACTTTAGGATATATCTTGAAGCCAGATGATCAACCACTTGGTATTTtccag TTGACGTCATTTAAGTGCGGTGGCTTTGCAATGGGCATCTCAACGAACCATGCAACATTTGATGGCCTAAGCTTCAAACATTTCTTGGACAACCTGGCTTCCCTAGCTTCTGATAAACCCTGCCTTGCTGTCATCCCCTGCAATGACCGTCAACTCCTGGCTGCCCGATCCCCACCGCAAGTCCCATTCTCACACCCTGAGCTGCTCAAGATCCCCCATGGCCAGGAGTCCAACCTTTCTGTCTTTGAAGCCACCCAAGAAGATCTTGCCTTCAACATTTTCCGGCTGACCTCCGGTGATATTGCCACCATCAAGGAGCAGGCCAAAGCCACCAGCGGTGCCGCCAATAATGCCAACACCCGTATCACCGGCTTTAACGTCGTCGCCGCCCATGTATGGCGGTGCAAGGCATTATCCTGCGGCGCGGACAACAATATGGAGAGGCTATCCACCATTCTTTATGCGGTTGACATAAGGCCAAGACTCAAGCCACCATTGCCGTCATCTTATGCAGGGAACGCGGTGCTCACTGCATATGCAACAGCTCCATGCAAGGAGCTAGCTGAAGGGCCATTGGCAAAGCTTGTGGAGATGGTTTCCGAAGGTGCAAGAAGGATGACAGATGAGTATGCAAGGTCTGCCATAGACTGGGGCGAGCTGTACAAAGGGTTTCCCCATGGGGAGTTTTTGGTTTCATCATGGTGGAGATTAGGGTTTGCTGAGGTGAAGTATCCGTGGGGAAGGCCAAGGTACAGCTGTCCTATTGTTTATCACAGGAAGGACATCATTTTGCTGTTTCCTGATATCAATGAAGGTGGTGATGAAAGAGACAGTGGGGTCAACGTTTTGGTGGCTCTCCCTGCTGAGGAAATGAAAAAGTTCCAAAGCCTCTTCCATGAGTTATTGGCAGCTTGA